In Anopheles gambiae chromosome 2, idAnoGambNW_F1_1, whole genome shotgun sequence, a single window of DNA contains:
- the LOC1273232 gene encoding uncharacterized protein LOC1273232 isoform X5: protein MMRPSTLDIKTNYHDGCYTFMRDAYRCWKARAESGEQPYIAELFADLQQSLSRKQVRDILFTMKNVTRAPAMNTTRPSSVQTPVANATLSLSAAAAAPSQQQPNRQHSPSQQRKDRPNRPPSPPGERLTFGEFTAIASCTKCFGRQSSFHAMRARNVDELGSVLANHAGTAKDGEPSPGPEVFLGGSCNPTTWRADVAIPTLDRLGISFYNPQVSHWTPDLIELEHRAKEKAKVLFFVLDSQTRSTAGAIEVAHIAGQNSKYLLLVLLPYSSRQKILNETLLEDEYMDLMSNQQMLRQLVLRRGLPVLDSIPTALEQIKEVLLGNCCPQPPVNLASRLISLRRTFERVAADVTESARINLAQCQQALGSLGYPANVGTMGNIQNILLCYEEVTGLDVQTQLIRRGDAERVLISFEEFCIIDACVSILMLDFYEHNCTSPIKGTNLQQPPVYLTDLQAWNHTNPELSPFENGSLKSPRTFVLPKSGHEPAINGTTDPSAAAAAAASVAGPPSSRSSSGSSELNHTTTTTPLSVDAGPGGEGPKLHSPVPLPPAIDEPRAFTFDGDPFGDDGDDSEPLLGRIEPRDVYLGGSCWMKTSWRQRWAFPMLKRHNLSYYVSALHEGFCCGKPEQPVGGDGSAGPQQQQQFDPQSTLRYDAAMLDACRIVIFAITNETRSLAPMTMAAHYIGLGYNVVLCVQMLPSNESAPNGHNTTLSSSAIKDYNRGRAYLIDLAKRHGIPVYEGLEETFDSVISRLRNGTVRYST from the exons ATGATGCGCCCCAGCACGCTGGATATCAAAACAAACTACCACGATGGATGCTACACGTTCATGAG GGACGCTTACCGTTGctggaaggcacgggcagagtCGGGCGAACAACCCTACATCGCGGAATTGTTTGCCGACCTGCAGCAGTCCCTTTCGAGGAAGCAAG TGCGGGACATTTTGTTCACGATGAAAAATGTCACACGAGCTCCGGCGATGAACACGACGCGTCCAAGCAGCGTGCAGACGCCGGTGGCCAACGCAACACTATCgctatcagcagcagcagcagcaccatcacaaCAGCAACCAAACCGGCAACATTCACCGTCCCAGCAGCGAAAGGACAGACCGAAccgaccaccatcaccaccgggCGAACGGTTAACGTTCGGCGAGTTCACCGCGATAGCATCCTGTACGAAATGTTTTGG CCGACAGTCATCGTTTCATGCTATGAGGGCGCGCAACGTCGACGAACTGGGCAGCGTGTTGGCAAATCACGCTGGCACGGCAAAGGACGGGGAACCGTCGCCCGGGCCGGAGGTGTTTCTCGGCGGTTCCTGCAATCCCACGACCTGGCGGGCGGACGTGGCCATACCGACGCTCGACCGGCTGGGCATATCGTTTTACAATCCG CAAGTATCCCACTGGACACCAGATCTGATCGAGCTCGAGCATCGAGCGAAGGAAAAGGCGAAGGTGCTGTTTTTCGTGCTCGACTCACAGACCCGCTCGACGGCGGGGGCCATCGAGGTGGCACACATCGCGGGCCAGAACTCGAAATATTTATTGCTTGTGCTACTGCCGTACTCCAGCAGACAGAAAATTCTCAATGAAACGCTATTGGAAGA CGAGTATATGGATCTCATGAGCAATCAGCAAATGCTAAGGCAACTGGTGTTGCGCCGTGGGCTACCGGTACTGGACAGTATTCCAACCGCGCTGGAGCAGATCAAGGAAGTGCTGCTGGGGAACTGCTGCCCGCAGCCGCCAGTCAATCTAGCGTCACGCTTAAT CTCCCTGCGACGAACGTTCGAGCGCGTTGCCGCGGATGTGACCGAGTCGGCCCGCATCAATCTAGCCCAGTGTCAGCAGGCCCTCGGCAGCTTAGGCTACCCGGCGAACGTCGGCACGATGGGCAACATTCAAAACATTCTGCTCTGCTACGAGGAGGTGACCGGACTGGACGTGCAAACGCAGCTCATCCGACGGGGCGACGCGGAACGCGTACTTATCAGCTTCGAGGAGTTTTGCATCATCGACGCGTGCGTGTCGATACTGATGCTGGACTTTTACGAGCACAACTGCACGTCACCGATCAAGGGCACGAACCTGCAGCAGCCGCCGGTGTATTTGACGGATTTGCAAG CATGGAATCACACGAATCCGGAGCTTTCACCGTTTGAAAATGGTTCCCTCAAGAGCCCGCGAACGTTTGTGTTGCCGAAAAGTGGGCACGAACCCGCAATCAACGGAACAACCGATCCCagtgcggcggcggcagcggcggcttcGGTGGCTGGCCCACCGAGCAGTcgtagcagcagcggcagtagTGAACtcaaccacaccaccaccaccacccccctaTCGGTCGACGCGGGTCCGGGTGGGGAGGGGCCGAAGCTCCACTCCCCCGTGCCACTGCCGCCCGCGATCGATGAACCACGTGCATTTACATTCGACGGCGATCCGTTCGGCGATGACGGCGATGACAGCGAACCACTGCTCGGGCGCATCGAGCCGCGGGACGTGTATCTCGGGGGCAGCTGCTGGATGAAGACGAGCTGGCGGCAGCGGTGGGCCTTCCCGATGCTGAAGCGCCACAATCTCAGCTACTACGTGTCGGCCCTGCACGAAGGGTTCTGCTGCGGCAAGCCGGAGCAACCGGTCGGCGGTGATGGAAGCGCCggtccgcagcagcagcaacagtttgATCCCCAGAGCACGCTCCGGTATGATGCCGCCATGCTGGACGCTTGCCGCATCGTCATATTCGCGATCACGAATGAAACCCGATCTTTAGCACCCATGACAATGGCCGCACACTACATCGGCCTCGGCTACAACGTTGTGCTGTGCGTGCAAATGCTTCCCTCGAACGAATCGGCACCGAACGGGCACAACACAACA CTCTCCTCCTCCGCCATCAAAGACTACAACCGCGGGCGGGCCTATTTGATTGATCTGGCCAAACGGCACGGCATTCCAGTGTACGAGGGCTTGGAGGAAACGTTCGACAGCGTTATCAGCCGGTTAAGGAACGGTACTGTAAGATACTCAACCTAG
- the LOC1273232 gene encoding uncharacterized protein LOC1273232 isoform X6: MLHVHEGRLPLLEGTGRVGRTTLHRGIVCRPAAVPFEEASAGHFVHDEKCHTSSGDEHDASKQRADAGGQRNTIAISSSSSTITTATKPATFTVPAAKGQTEPTTITTGRTVNVRRVHRDSILRQSSFHAMRARNVDELGSVLANHAGTAKDGEPSPGPEVFLGGSCNPTTWRADVAIPTLDRLGISFYNPQVSHWTPDLIELEHRAKEKAKVLFFVLDSQTRSTAGAIEVAHIAGQNSKYLLLVLLPYSSRQKILNETLLEDEYMDLMSNQQMLRQLVLRRGLPVLDSIPTALEQIKEVLLGNCCPQPPVNLASRLISLRRTFERVAADVTESARINLAQCQQALGSLGYPANVGTMGNIQNILLCYEEVTGLDVQTQLIRRGDAERVLISFEEFCIIDACVSILMLDFYEHNCTSPIKGTNLQQPPVYLTDLQAWNHTNPELSPFENGSLKSPRTFVLPKSGHEPAINGTTDPSAAAAAAASVAGPPSSRSSSGSSELNHTTTTTPLSVDAGPGGEGPKLHSPVPLPPAIDEPRAFTFDGDPFGDDGDDSEPLLGRIEPRDVYLGGSCWMKTSWRQRWAFPMLKRHNLSYYVSALHEGFCCGKPEQPVGGDGSAGPQQQQQFDPQSTLRYDAAMLDACRIVIFAITNETRSLAPMTMAAHYIGLGYNVVLCVQMLPSNESAPNGHNTTLSSSAIKDYNRGRAYLIDLAKRHGIPVYEGLEETFDSVISRLRNGTVRYST, from the exons ATGCTACACGTTCATGAG GGACGCTTACCGTTGctggaaggcacgggcagagtCGGGCGAACAACCCTACATCGCGGAATTGTTTGCCGACCTGCAGCAGTCCCTTTCGAGGAAGCAAG TGCGGGACATTTTGTTCACGATGAAAAATGTCACACGAGCTCCGGCGATGAACACGACGCGTCCAAGCAGCGTGCAGACGCCGGTGGCCAACGCAACACTATCgctatcagcagcagcagcagcaccatcacaaCAGCAACCAAACCGGCAACATTCACCGTCCCAGCAGCGAAAGGACAGACCGAAccgaccaccatcaccaccgggCGAACGGTTAACGTTCGGCGAGTTCACCGCGATAGCATCCT CCGACAGTCATCGTTTCATGCTATGAGGGCGCGCAACGTCGACGAACTGGGCAGCGTGTTGGCAAATCACGCTGGCACGGCAAAGGACGGGGAACCGTCGCCCGGGCCGGAGGTGTTTCTCGGCGGTTCCTGCAATCCCACGACCTGGCGGGCGGACGTGGCCATACCGACGCTCGACCGGCTGGGCATATCGTTTTACAATCCG CAAGTATCCCACTGGACACCAGATCTGATCGAGCTCGAGCATCGAGCGAAGGAAAAGGCGAAGGTGCTGTTTTTCGTGCTCGACTCACAGACCCGCTCGACGGCGGGGGCCATCGAGGTGGCACACATCGCGGGCCAGAACTCGAAATATTTATTGCTTGTGCTACTGCCGTACTCCAGCAGACAGAAAATTCTCAATGAAACGCTATTGGAAGA CGAGTATATGGATCTCATGAGCAATCAGCAAATGCTAAGGCAACTGGTGTTGCGCCGTGGGCTACCGGTACTGGACAGTATTCCAACCGCGCTGGAGCAGATCAAGGAAGTGCTGCTGGGGAACTGCTGCCCGCAGCCGCCAGTCAATCTAGCGTCACGCTTAAT CTCCCTGCGACGAACGTTCGAGCGCGTTGCCGCGGATGTGACCGAGTCGGCCCGCATCAATCTAGCCCAGTGTCAGCAGGCCCTCGGCAGCTTAGGCTACCCGGCGAACGTCGGCACGATGGGCAACATTCAAAACATTCTGCTCTGCTACGAGGAGGTGACCGGACTGGACGTGCAAACGCAGCTCATCCGACGGGGCGACGCGGAACGCGTACTTATCAGCTTCGAGGAGTTTTGCATCATCGACGCGTGCGTGTCGATACTGATGCTGGACTTTTACGAGCACAACTGCACGTCACCGATCAAGGGCACGAACCTGCAGCAGCCGCCGGTGTATTTGACGGATTTGCAAG CATGGAATCACACGAATCCGGAGCTTTCACCGTTTGAAAATGGTTCCCTCAAGAGCCCGCGAACGTTTGTGTTGCCGAAAAGTGGGCACGAACCCGCAATCAACGGAACAACCGATCCCagtgcggcggcggcagcggcggcttcGGTGGCTGGCCCACCGAGCAGTcgtagcagcagcggcagtagTGAACtcaaccacaccaccaccaccacccccctaTCGGTCGACGCGGGTCCGGGTGGGGAGGGGCCGAAGCTCCACTCCCCCGTGCCACTGCCGCCCGCGATCGATGAACCACGTGCATTTACATTCGACGGCGATCCGTTCGGCGATGACGGCGATGACAGCGAACCACTGCTCGGGCGCATCGAGCCGCGGGACGTGTATCTCGGGGGCAGCTGCTGGATGAAGACGAGCTGGCGGCAGCGGTGGGCCTTCCCGATGCTGAAGCGCCACAATCTCAGCTACTACGTGTCGGCCCTGCACGAAGGGTTCTGCTGCGGCAAGCCGGAGCAACCGGTCGGCGGTGATGGAAGCGCCggtccgcagcagcagcaacagtttgATCCCCAGAGCACGCTCCGGTATGATGCCGCCATGCTGGACGCTTGCCGCATCGTCATATTCGCGATCACGAATGAAACCCGATCTTTAGCACCCATGACAATGGCCGCACACTACATCGGCCTCGGCTACAACGTTGTGCTGTGCGTGCAAATGCTTCCCTCGAACGAATCGGCACCGAACGGGCACAACACAACA CTCTCCTCCTCCGCCATCAAAGACTACAACCGCGGGCGGGCCTATTTGATTGATCTGGCCAAACGGCACGGCATTCCAGTGTACGAGGGCTTGGAGGAAACGTTCGACAGCGTTATCAGCCGGTTAAGGAACGGTACTGTAAGATACTCAACCTAG